A portion of the Adhaeribacter radiodurans genome contains these proteins:
- the leuD gene encoding 3-isopropylmalate dehydratase small subunit, with amino-acid sequence MEKFKKITSSAVPLPIEDIDTDQIIPARFLKATTREGFGDNLFRDWRYDNQNNPKPEFVLNNPQYSGKVLVAGKNFGCGSSREHAAWAINDYGFKVVISSFFADIFKGNALNNGLLPVQVSEEFLATIFAHIFADRNTALEVNLEEQTVRIAGTDLVEKFDINQYKKTCLINGYDDIDYLLSLKDQIETYEKTSKYLSLVDLKQEAEA; translated from the coding sequence ATGGAAAAATTTAAAAAAATAACATCGAGCGCGGTTCCTTTACCGATTGAAGATATTGATACCGACCAGATTATTCCGGCCCGGTTCCTAAAAGCAACTACCCGCGAAGGTTTTGGCGACAACTTATTTCGCGATTGGCGCTACGACAACCAAAATAACCCCAAACCAGAGTTTGTACTGAACAATCCGCAGTACAGCGGTAAAGTTTTAGTAGCCGGTAAAAACTTTGGTTGTGGCTCCAGTCGGGAACACGCGGCCTGGGCTATTAACGATTATGGTTTTAAAGTAGTTATTTCGAGCTTTTTTGCCGATATTTTTAAAGGGAATGCCTTAAACAATGGCTTGCTGCCGGTGCAGGTATCCGAAGAGTTTTTAGCAACTATTTTTGCGCATATTTTTGCCGATAGAAACACCGCATTAGAAGTTAACCTGGAAGAACAAACCGTGCGTATTGCCGGCACTGACTTAGTAGAAAAATTTGATATTAATCAATACAAAAAAACCTGCTTAATAAACGGCTACGACGATATTGATTACTTGCTAAGCTTGAAAGACCAAATTGAAACTTACGAGAAAACCAGCAAATACCTAAGTCTGGTAGATTTAAAGCAGGAAGCGGAGGCATAG
- a CDS encoding serine hydrolase domain-containing protein, with translation MKNLKKLSCLLVLALFVTTGAMAQKNFKKEADAFVRDIMQREHIPGLAYAVVKDGKIIQQGQYGFANLSWKAPVDPETVFQTASCSKLFAALLLGKLFDEKILLPDQTLGQLLDSIPYYWQPITIKQLAAHQSGIWIGDFSKAKTTKEAFELAKKQEMTYEPGTKSFYVSSDYWILQYIIEKRLKKPYYEVLKTYVLDPLGMQHTFVNNNDDSFIRMHAVLPKEAAVYSWQKTDYKVSDMQFGSTGYTAGGVYTSILDLAKIAQTLDEGKFLTPATQNLVLNNVPLKAGGKGDFGIGFASEMYQGHKLSGHSGGPALADYVRFDDQKLTFIVLTNQRGFHPYLAKTLATFYVPGLKNPELPPNYPISLSKK, from the coding sequence ATGAAAAATTTAAAAAAACTGAGTTGCCTGCTAGTATTAGCTTTATTTGTAACAACTGGCGCCATGGCCCAGAAAAACTTTAAAAAAGAAGCCGACGCGTTTGTGCGTGATATTATGCAACGCGAGCATATTCCGGGTTTGGCTTATGCCGTGGTAAAAGACGGGAAAATTATTCAACAAGGACAGTATGGTTTTGCCAACCTCTCCTGGAAGGCACCAGTTGATCCCGAAACCGTTTTTCAGACGGCCTCCTGCAGTAAATTATTTGCAGCCTTGTTACTGGGTAAACTATTTGATGAGAAGATTTTGCTGCCTGACCAGACTTTGGGGCAACTACTTGATTCTATTCCGTATTACTGGCAGCCCATCACTATTAAACAACTAGCCGCTCACCAGTCAGGCATTTGGATTGGGGATTTTTCTAAAGCCAAAACCACCAAAGAAGCTTTTGAACTAGCCAAAAAACAAGAAATGACCTATGAGCCGGGCACTAAATCATTCTATGTAAGTTCGGATTATTGGATTTTGCAATACATCATTGAAAAAAGACTAAAGAAACCGTACTATGAAGTGCTGAAAACCTATGTGCTCGACCCTTTAGGCATGCAGCATACCTTTGTTAACAACAACGACGATAGCTTTATCCGGATGCACGCCGTTTTGCCGAAAGAAGCTGCTGTGTACTCCTGGCAAAAGACAGATTATAAAGTAAGCGACATGCAGTTTGGCAGTACCGGCTATACCGCGGGTGGCGTATATACCTCTATTCTGGATTTAGCCAAGATAGCCCAGACTCTGGACGAAGGAAAATTTTTAACTCCGGCTACTCAGAATTTAGTACTAAACAATGTGCCGCTTAAAGCCGGCGGCAAAGGTGATTTCGGGATTGGTTTTGCTTCGGAGATGTACCAGGGTCATAAATTATCCGGCCACAGTGGTGGACCCGCTTTAGCCGATTACGTGCGGTTCGATGACCAGAAGCTCACTTTTATAGTGCTCACCAACCAACGCGGCTTTCATCCTTATCTGGCAAAAACACTGGCTACTTTTTATGTTCCCGGCCTGAAAAATCCGGAACTGCCACCTAATTACCCGATATCTTTGAGTAAGAAGTAA
- a CDS encoding ligand-binding sensor domain-containing protein, which yields MQKFKTTFIWTIAVAGILFANFRGVSAQSRSYVYQHLDREDGLASSIVLAILQDREGYMWFGTDNGLQRYDGRKFTHYRHQSHNPNSLGSDIIEALLQDTKGNIWIVSPTSITRFSPGQNTFTRIPVLAQFKTNGLPRQWQLQECNSNLLLSSQDGSARAIFNSAKQAFLPVTATEHNLFCTPAPVNNAVSLPGNEQYNFYKDKQGNTWAGAEQFWVQYAGTATFQRVPPGNLARYSLIYNHIYSITQNKEGTIWLGTDKGIYYFNPEKQRFFTVTTAFDSEKNTPESDAVSGFLETITGEIWVSSVNKGLRVYNQQFKLLRTYQPSPKGFIQQASCVIEDRRHQVWAGGNGMLLQIKNAGISAKPFRFPLLKNQVMVKAALDSSGIIWWGTNTGLLIRHNPTTNQMTPLNLKNQTGGADIGQIKRILLGQDGSLWIATSLNGVFRLNALTGKVMDHYTTATRPHGLLSNETGEMIWLNDSTLVISTNQGLHYLNFKNNNVTYLTTANGLPANAVLNLIKASDKYLFLTTQFSLNRWNLQTKTATGYGIRDGLVNESYAFNTGYQLRDGRLLLGTLQGFYYFHPDSLNNIELPPDVSITGFRIFDRNLPVKESTLRKDGLHLTYNQNFFTIEFAALNYYDDGKISYEYQLQGVDPAWRNAGSNRFASYTNLNGGTYQFKVRARLSDGTLSRQVTSFPLVIAQPFWKTWWFICLILLLLAALGFGIYKLRINRLLALQQVRTRIARDLHDDMGSTLSTITIFSDMAKQQVLTNPAVTQNYLNKISDYSHQMMTTMDDIVWSINPHNDSLQNLTARMREVATELLEAKNIAFSIETDAALNTTRLPLELRYDCFMIFKEALNNIAKYAQCSQVWINLSVTANIFFLKIKDNGQGFDVSTANSGNGLLNMQKRAQNRNGHINIKSGMSQGTTIALAVPLSGINFKPTRV from the coding sequence ATGCAAAAATTTAAAACAACTTTTATTTGGACGATTGCGGTAGCGGGAATTCTCTTTGCAAATTTCAGGGGAGTAAGTGCGCAATCCCGTTCGTATGTATACCAGCACCTCGACCGGGAAGATGGACTAGCCAGCAGTATTGTACTGGCTATATTGCAAGACCGGGAAGGGTACATGTGGTTCGGCACCGATAATGGTTTGCAACGCTACGATGGCCGTAAGTTTACGCATTACCGGCACCAGTCACATAATCCCAATAGTTTAGGTTCGGATATTATAGAAGCCTTACTGCAGGACACTAAAGGAAATATCTGGATTGTTTCTCCCACCAGCATTACTCGTTTTTCTCCTGGCCAGAATACGTTTACCCGGATTCCGGTTTTAGCCCAGTTTAAAACCAACGGCTTGCCCCGGCAATGGCAACTTCAGGAATGCAACAGTAACCTGCTCCTTAGTTCCCAGGATGGGTCAGCTAGGGCTATATTTAACTCCGCCAAACAAGCTTTTCTGCCGGTTACTGCCACAGAGCACAATTTATTTTGCACCCCGGCACCCGTAAACAATGCCGTTTCTTTGCCCGGTAACGAACAGTATAACTTTTATAAAGACAAACAAGGCAATACGTGGGCTGGGGCGGAGCAATTTTGGGTGCAATACGCCGGAACGGCTACTTTCCAACGTGTGCCCCCGGGCAATTTGGCTCGTTATTCCTTAATTTATAACCACATTTACAGTATTACGCAAAATAAGGAAGGCACTATCTGGCTAGGTACCGATAAAGGTATTTATTATTTTAATCCCGAAAAACAGCGGTTTTTTACGGTTACTACCGCATTTGATTCCGAGAAAAATACTCCGGAATCAGATGCGGTTTCCGGATTTCTGGAAACTATTACCGGCGAAATCTGGGTAAGCTCGGTTAATAAGGGTTTGCGGGTCTATAATCAACAATTTAAACTACTCCGCACGTATCAACCATCTCCGAAAGGCTTTATCCAGCAGGCTTCGTGCGTAATAGAAGACCGCCGACACCAGGTTTGGGCGGGTGGCAATGGCATGTTGTTACAAATTAAAAATGCAGGTATTTCTGCCAAGCCCTTCAGATTTCCTTTATTAAAAAATCAGGTAATGGTAAAAGCTGCTTTAGATTCTTCCGGCATTATCTGGTGGGGAACCAATACCGGTTTATTAATTCGCCATAACCCCACTACCAACCAAATGACTCCTTTAAATCTAAAAAATCAAACAGGAGGAGCGGACATAGGTCAGATTAAACGTATTCTGTTGGGGCAGGATGGTTCGCTGTGGATAGCCACTTCGTTAAACGGAGTATTTCGGTTAAATGCCCTTACCGGCAAAGTAATGGACCATTATACCACTGCTACCAGGCCCCACGGCTTACTTAGCAACGAAACCGGCGAAATGATTTGGTTAAACGATTCTACGCTCGTTATCTCTACCAACCAAGGACTCCATTATTTAAATTTTAAAAACAATAACGTTACTTACCTCACCACCGCCAATGGTTTACCCGCTAACGCTGTTCTTAACTTAATTAAAGCTTCTGATAAATATTTATTTCTGACTACCCAATTCAGTTTAAACCGTTGGAACCTGCAAACCAAAACGGCCACTGGTTACGGAATACGTGATGGCTTAGTAAATGAATCGTACGCATTTAATACGGGCTACCAATTACGCGATGGCCGCCTGTTATTAGGCACCTTGCAGGGATTTTATTATTTCCATCCAGATAGTTTAAATAATATAGAACTCCCCCCGGATGTAAGCATAACCGGCTTCCGGATTTTTGACCGGAACCTACCGGTAAAAGAATCAACTTTGCGAAAAGATGGATTGCATTTAACCTACAATCAAAACTTTTTTACCATTGAATTTGCTGCTTTAAATTACTACGACGATGGCAAAATTAGCTACGAATACCAGCTGCAAGGCGTTGACCCTGCTTGGCGGAATGCCGGCTCCAACCGCTTTGCCAGTTACACAAATCTTAATGGCGGAACATATCAATTTAAAGTAAGAGCCCGCTTGTCGGATGGCACTCTTTCCCGGCAGGTCACCTCATTTCCGCTGGTAATTGCCCAGCCTTTCTGGAAAACCTGGTGGTTTATCTGTCTGATTCTTTTATTGCTGGCTGCCCTAGGGTTCGGGATATATAAACTACGCATTAACCGGCTACTAGCTTTGCAACAGGTACGCACCCGTATTGCCCGCGATTTGCACGACGATATGGGCTCTACCCTGAGTACTATTACTATTTTCTCGGATATGGCGAAGCAGCAAGTCCTGACCAATCCTGCTGTTACGCAGAATTATCTGAACAAAATAAGCGATTACTCGCACCAGATGATGACTACCATGGATGATATTGTCTGGTCGATTAACCCCCATAACGATTCGCTGCAAAACCTGACAGCCCGCATGCGCGAAGTGGCTACGGAACTTTTAGAAGCAAAAAACATCGCGTTTTCCATCGAAACCGACGCAGCTTTAAACACTACGCGTTTACCCCTGGAACTGCGCTACGATTGTTTTATGATTTTTAAAGAAGCGTTGAACAACATAGCCAAATACGCGCAATGTTCTCAGGTTTGGATTAATCTAAGCGTTACAGCAAATATATTTTTTTTAAAAATAAAAGATAATGGGCAGGGATTTGATGTGTCAACTGCGAATTCCGGTAACGGATTATTGAATATGCAGAAACGGGCCCAAAACAGAAACGGTCACATCAATATTAAATCAGGAATGAGTCAAGGCACCACTATTGCTCTGGCGGTTCCGCTTTCCGGTATTAATTTTAAACCTACAAGAGTATGA
- a CDS encoding response regulator transcription factor: protein MIKILLYEDNAPLREGLSMLFNGTEGFTVLAAFPNCNHIINQIEQYQPDVILMDIDMPGMGGIAGLKLIRSHHERVKVVMLTVFDDNENVLHAMQAGADGYLLKKTPPAKLLESVRDVYEGGAPMTSSVARQVLQLFAYQPPAKETNYYQLSDREKEVLHWLVNGYSYKMVAAQLFISLETVRTHVKKIYEKLQVNSKTEAVAKAFKDNIL, encoded by the coding sequence ATGATTAAGATTTTGCTCTACGAAGACAATGCTCCCCTCCGCGAAGGGCTTTCCATGCTTTTTAATGGCACCGAGGGTTTTACGGTTCTGGCCGCTTTTCCGAACTGTAACCATATAATCAATCAGATAGAACAATATCAGCCCGATGTTATTCTCATGGACATTGACATGCCCGGCATGGGGGGAATTGCCGGTTTAAAACTCATCCGGAGCCATCATGAACGGGTAAAAGTGGTAATGCTAACTGTTTTTGATGATAACGAAAATGTATTGCACGCCATGCAAGCAGGCGCCGATGGCTATTTATTAAAAAAAACACCTCCCGCTAAGCTCCTGGAATCGGTGCGCGATGTTTACGAAGGCGGCGCTCCCATGACCTCTTCTGTGGCCCGGCAAGTTTTGCAATTATTTGCCTATCAGCCACCCGCCAAAGAAACAAACTACTACCAGTTAAGCGACCGCGAAAAAGAAGTTTTACACTGGCTCGTAAATGGCTACAGCTACAAAATGGTGGCCGCGCAACTGTTTATTTCCCTGGAAACAGTACGCACCCACGTAAAAAAAATTTACGAAAAATTGCAGGTAAACTCTAAAACCGAAGCGGTAGCCAAAGCTTTTAAAGATAATATTCTGTAA
- a CDS encoding helix-turn-helix domain-containing protein has product MTSPAEILPGVIFYSYLSAERREKVCFWNNPTLILQVSGQFTLETSEQKISMAGMAGREMLLIGKNQLGTLTKTPLPGGNYETIVISLQEDLLRKIALEEKLQADGKYIGPPNVLIPTNEFLQGYFQSIVPYARSSGAAMTDEMGILKVKEGVKLLLLALPGLRNFLFDFSEPYKIDLKKFMLSNFHFNVPVEKFAQLTGRSLAGFKRDFQKTFGSPPRRWLQDKRLTTAKYLIEIKHQKPSAIYLDLGFESQAHFSHSFKKKFGKVPSELTFISP; this is encoded by the coding sequence ATGACCAGTCCCGCAGAAATTCTCCCCGGCGTAATTTTCTATTCGTACCTCTCAGCCGAGCGTAGGGAGAAAGTATGTTTTTGGAACAATCCTACCTTGATACTGCAGGTTTCAGGACAGTTTACCCTAGAAACCTCCGAGCAAAAAATTTCGATGGCTGGGATGGCTGGGAGAGAAATGCTGCTGATTGGCAAAAATCAGTTGGGTACGCTTACTAAAACACCGCTGCCCGGAGGGAATTATGAAACCATTGTGATATCCCTGCAGGAAGACTTGTTACGCAAGATAGCGTTAGAAGAAAAGTTGCAGGCAGACGGCAAATATATTGGTCCGCCTAACGTCTTAATTCCAACTAACGAATTTCTGCAGGGATATTTTCAATCTATTGTACCATACGCCCGAAGCTCAGGAGCAGCTATGACAGACGAAATGGGAATTCTGAAAGTAAAAGAAGGGGTTAAACTGCTATTGCTTGCTTTGCCCGGGCTTCGCAACTTCCTGTTCGACTTTTCAGAACCTTACAAGATTGACCTGAAAAAGTTTATGCTCAGTAACTTTCATTTTAATGTTCCTGTTGAGAAATTTGCACAGCTAACTGGTCGCAGCCTGGCGGGTTTTAAACGTGATTTTCAAAAAACGTTCGGTTCACCACCCCGTCGTTGGTTGCAGGATAAGCGGTTGACTACAGCAAAATATCTTATTGAGATTAAGCACCAGAAACCCTCTGCCATTTATTTAGATCTGGGCTTTGAAAGCCAGGCTCACTTCTCGCATTCTTTTAAGAAAAAATTCGGCAAGGTGCCTAGCGAGCTGACGTTTATTTCTCCTTAA
- a CDS encoding aldo/keto reductase produces MKNITKIQLGLNGPFVSKLGLGCMRMSSIWGGSTPDETESIATIHEALDSGINFLNTGDFYGAGHNEMLIGKAIKGRRDDAFISVKFGAIFHNGQWLGMDLRPIAIKNFINYSLIRLGVDTIDLYQPSRMDNSVPVEDIIGTVADLIKEGKVRYIGVSEITANQLRKANAIHPISALEIGYSLADRQIESELLPTAKELGIGIVAFANTAEGLLTSDMKVPLAENDYRNHFSRFQGENLMHNLEKVKILKQIASNKGYTPTQIAIAWVKEQGNQIMPLVSMSRRSRLPENMAAMDIVFTPEEMNTLNTTFATGAILGSTYLQR; encoded by the coding sequence ATGAAAAACATCACAAAAATTCAGTTGGGCCTAAATGGTCCTTTCGTATCTAAGCTTGGTTTAGGCTGTATGCGTATGTCTTCTATCTGGGGCGGTTCTACACCCGACGAAACAGAAAGTATTGCTACAATTCATGAAGCATTGGATAGTGGTATTAATTTTTTGAACACCGGAGACTTTTATGGTGCTGGTCATAATGAGATGCTGATAGGCAAAGCCATTAAAGGCAGGAGAGACGATGCCTTTATTAGCGTAAAATTTGGCGCTATCTTTCACAACGGTCAGTGGCTGGGAATGGATCTGCGCCCCATCGCCATCAAGAATTTTATAAATTATTCTCTCATCCGTTTGGGTGTTGATACCATTGACCTCTACCAGCCTAGCCGGATGGATAACAGCGTGCCGGTAGAAGACATTATTGGAACAGTTGCCGACCTGATTAAAGAAGGAAAAGTTCGTTACATTGGCGTATCGGAAATTACCGCTAACCAACTTCGTAAAGCCAATGCTATTCATCCTATAAGTGCGTTGGAAATTGGTTACTCACTGGCCGACCGCCAGATAGAAAGCGAACTGCTGCCAACAGCAAAGGAGCTAGGCATCGGCATAGTGGCCTTCGCTAATACTGCTGAAGGCTTATTGACCAGCGACATGAAAGTACCGCTTGCCGAAAACGATTATCGTAACCATTTCTCTCGTTTTCAAGGTGAAAACTTAATGCATAACTTGGAAAAAGTTAAAATTTTAAAGCAGATTGCCAGCAACAAAGGTTATACGCCCACACAAATTGCAATTGCCTGGGTAAAGGAGCAAGGCAATCAAATTATGCCTTTAGTTAGTATGAGTCGCCGGTCTCGCTTGCCGGAAAACATGGCAGCGATGGATATTGTATTTACGCCGGAGGAAATGAACACCTTAAACACTACTTTTGCCACAGGCGCTATACTTGGCAGCACTTACTTACAACGCTAA
- a CDS encoding PQQ-dependent sugar dehydrogenase, translated as MNKTCLNFYQKAMKQLRLLFSLILFLFITSCDKEKSDDNTTPTPDPNVNPPAITDYTLTEAFPALKFDKPVELTSPDDGTNRIFVVAQNGKIHVFPNLTTASEAPVFLNLSPKVATGGELGLLGLAFHPDYKTNGYFYVNYTRGNPLTTVISRFKVSAAEPNVADPNSEQILLTYAQPYSNHNGGKLAFGNDGYLYIASGDGGSGGDPQNNAQNLQKLLGKILRIDVNAPSGNLSYAIPTDNPYKGNTEGFREEIYAYGLRNPWRFSFDRPTGTLWAGDVGQGNIEEISIIKKGSNYGWKIREGNTCFGTANCDLTGLEEPIWSYPQNTENGRSITGGYVSHDKNLTGLEGKYIYGDYVSGNIWALTFNGNQTVTNELITKAADNISSFGEDSQQGLYILGYSSGKIYKFTSKQ; from the coding sequence TTGAATAAAACTTGTTTAAATTTTTACCAGAAAGCCATGAAGCAGTTGCGCTTACTTTTCAGCTTGATTTTATTTTTATTTATAACTAGTTGCGACAAAGAAAAATCGGATGATAACACCACTCCCACTCCTGACCCGAACGTAAATCCTCCGGCTATTACTGATTATACGCTTACCGAAGCTTTTCCTGCTTTAAAGTTTGATAAACCCGTGGAGTTAACCAGCCCTGATGATGGCACTAACCGGATTTTTGTGGTAGCGCAGAACGGTAAAATTCACGTATTCCCTAACCTAACTACGGCTTCGGAAGCTCCGGTATTTCTGAACTTAAGCCCGAAAGTGGCTACTGGCGGTGAGCTGGGCTTATTAGGGTTAGCTTTTCATCCGGATTACAAAACTAACGGCTACTTCTACGTGAACTACACCCGGGGTAATCCGCTAACAACGGTTATTTCCCGATTTAAAGTAAGTGCTGCTGAGCCTAATGTAGCTGATCCTAACAGCGAACAGATATTGCTAACCTACGCCCAACCATATAGCAACCACAACGGTGGTAAGCTCGCATTTGGCAACGATGGATACTTGTATATTGCTTCCGGAGACGGCGGTAGTGGCGGCGATCCACAAAACAACGCCCAAAACCTACAAAAGCTTTTAGGTAAAATTTTAAGAATTGATGTAAATGCTCCATCTGGCAATTTGTCTTACGCCATCCCCACCGATAATCCTTATAAAGGCAACACCGAGGGTTTCCGGGAAGAAATTTACGCTTATGGCTTACGGAATCCCTGGCGCTTTAGCTTCGACCGGCCAACGGGCACTTTATGGGCTGGCGACGTAGGTCAGGGCAACATAGAAGAAATTTCTATTATCAAAAAGGGCAGCAATTATGGCTGGAAAATCCGGGAAGGAAATACTTGCTTTGGAACGGCGAATTGCGATTTAACTGGCCTGGAAGAACCTATTTGGAGTTATCCGCAAAACACCGAAAACGGTCGGTCTATAACCGGAGGTTACGTGAGCCACGATAAAAATCTAACTGGTTTAGAAGGCAAATATATTTACGGTGATTACGTATCAGGTAATATCTGGGCTTTAACTTTTAACGGAAACCAGACCGTTACAAATGAATTAATAACCAAAGCAGCCGATAATATTTCATCTTTCGGGGAAGACAGCCAACAAGGACTTTATATTTTGGGTTATTCGAGCGGTAAAATCTATAAGTTTACTTCCAAGCAATAA
- the def gene encoding peptide deformylase, translated as MIYPITAYGDPILRSKTKELTDNYPDLKKLVTDMYDTMYHAHGVGLAAPQISKGLRLFVIDSAPFEEDEEKKKLAVKQAFINPQILEENGDEWAFEEGCLSIPGIREDVIRPANVIIRYFDEDWNQHEKTFDGMVARIIQHEYDHIEGVLFTDHLSGFRKRLLKSKLTKISKGDVDADYVMRFYNSKKL; from the coding sequence ATGATATACCCTATTACTGCCTACGGTGACCCGATTTTACGGTCTAAAACCAAAGAGCTTACAGATAATTACCCGGATCTAAAAAAATTAGTAACTGATATGTATGATACCATGTATCATGCGCACGGTGTAGGACTAGCAGCCCCCCAAATTAGTAAAGGTCTTCGTTTGTTTGTGATTGATTCGGCACCGTTCGAAGAAGATGAAGAGAAGAAGAAGTTAGCTGTAAAACAAGCTTTTATTAATCCTCAAATTTTAGAAGAAAACGGCGACGAATGGGCTTTTGAAGAAGGTTGCTTAAGTATTCCGGGCATACGGGAAGATGTTATCCGGCCCGCAAATGTAATTATCCGGTATTTCGACGAAGATTGGAACCAGCACGAAAAAACGTTTGACGGCATGGTGGCCCGCATTATTCAGCACGAATACGACCACATTGAAGGAGTTTTATTTACGGATCATTTATCAGGTTTCCGCAAACGCCTGTTGAAAAGCAAACTTACCAAAATAAGCAAGGGTGACGTAGATGCTGATTACGTAATGCGCTTTTACAACAGTAAAAAGCTTTAG
- a CDS encoding cyanophycinase — protein MTKPKGTLIALGGGDDDGLLQLIRADYCHASSVVEVITTAAPSPQESGEAYQEAFVELGLKSAHVMHIDEDNSADKPEYLERIRRADVFFFTGGDQRRINRFLLDTEVQRLMQQRYREEEIVIAGTSAGASAISNRMIYEGYGSNSLVKGETKTCSGLSFVQKVYIDSHFTERGRFGRLAVAIAKWPNYIGIGLGEETGVIIKEGDLVEVFGPGVVTIIDGSKIEYCNIDEVAYGSPIAVEHLVMHLLVEGHRYCLSDRRLKTILQQVTDPNN, from the coding sequence ATGACAAAACCAAAAGGTACTTTAATTGCGCTCGGTGGTGGCGACGACGATGGCTTGCTGCAACTCATCCGGGCCGACTATTGCCACGCCAGTTCAGTAGTAGAAGTAATTACTACCGCCGCTCCTTCGCCTCAGGAATCGGGAGAAGCTTATCAGGAAGCATTTGTAGAGTTGGGTTTAAAAAGTGCCCACGTAATGCACATTGATGAAGATAACAGCGCCGATAAACCAGAGTATTTAGAGCGAATCCGGCGGGCCGATGTTTTCTTTTTTACCGGAGGGGACCAGCGCCGCATAAACCGTTTTTTACTCGATACCGAGGTGCAACGATTGATGCAGCAGCGTTACCGCGAAGAAGAAATAGTAATTGCCGGTACCAGCGCTGGTGCCAGTGCTATTTCAAATCGTATGATTTACGAAGGTTATGGTTCTAACTCCTTAGTAAAAGGAGAAACCAAAACTTGCTCCGGCTTGTCGTTCGTGCAAAAAGTGTACATAGATTCTCATTTTACCGAGCGGGGCCGCTTCGGTAGGTTGGCTGTAGCTATTGCCAAATGGCCCAATTATATAGGTATTGGTTTAGGCGAGGAGACCGGAGTTATTATAAAAGAAGGCGATTTAGTAGAAGTATTCGGACCCGGCGTGGTAACGATTATTGATGGCAGTAAGATAGAATACTGTAATATTGATGAAGTGGCGTATGGTTCGCCTATTGCGGTAGAGCATTTGGTAATGCACTTGCTCGTAGAAGGGCACCGCTATTGTTTATCCGATAGAAGATTAAAAACAATACTTCAGCAGGTTACTGACCCCAATAATTAA
- a CDS encoding YihY/virulence factor BrkB family protein has translation MAKYTFKDVLDICKHSVSEFMENNSFRLAAALSYNTIFALPPLLLIIITAASTFLGDVDWSSKLALQIQGMIGKDGAAEVQKMVDNINHNDAKGIMGWVGIAALIFTATTFFITLQDSLNTIWNVKAKPKNNFMKVVKDRFLSFGLIISISILMLISFVISAVLTIMMDILTRFLPDVAVIIMQLVDIAFSTGFITCLFAFTFKYLPDAVIRWKDVWIGSFLTAVLFVLGKYLIGFYLGNSNVGSAYGAAGSVIIILVWIYYSSLIIFFGAEFTQEYANRFGERVRPKSHAVEVEWREVTHEDSPESQAGRPPAQGRFRKD, from the coding sequence ATGGCAAAATATACTTTTAAAGATGTACTGGATATTTGCAAACATTCAGTCTCGGAGTTCATGGAGAACAATTCTTTCCGTTTGGCCGCAGCCCTTTCTTATAATACTATTTTCGCGCTTCCGCCTTTATTGCTCATTATTATTACGGCTGCCAGCACTTTTTTAGGCGACGTGGATTGGTCGAGTAAATTGGCCCTCCAAATTCAAGGTATGATTGGCAAAGACGGCGCGGCTGAAGTGCAGAAAATGGTAGATAATATCAATCACAACGATGCAAAAGGAATTATGGGCTGGGTTGGAATTGCCGCCCTTATTTTTACGGCTACTACTTTTTTTATAACCCTACAGGATTCGCTTAATACTATTTGGAACGTAAAAGCCAAGCCTAAAAACAATTTTATGAAAGTAGTAAAGGACCGGTTCTTATCTTTTGGATTAATTATAAGTATATCTATCCTTATGCTAATTTCTTTTGTAATAAGCGCAGTCCTGACTATTATGATGGATATCTTAACCAGGTTCCTTCCGGATGTAGCCGTTATTATAATGCAGTTGGTAGATATTGCTTTTTCTACTGGTTTTATTACCTGCTTGTTTGCATTTACTTTTAAGTATTTACCGGATGCCGTCATTCGCTGGAAAGATGTTTGGATAGGCTCATTTTTAACGGCAGTACTTTTTGTATTAGGTAAGTATCTTATTGGCTTCTATTTAGGAAACAGTAATGTTGGTTCGGCTTATGGCGCGGCGGGTTCTGTAATTATTATCTTAGTCTGGATTTACTATTCTTCGCTGATCATCTTTTTTGGGGCCGAATTTACCCAGGAATACGCCAATCGGTTCGGAGAAAGAGTACGCCCGAAATCGCACGCAGTAGAAGTTGAGTGGCGGGAAGTAACCCACGAAGATAGCCCCGAAAGCCAAGCTGGCCGACCACCCGCTCAAGGTCGTTTTCGTAAAGATTAA